In Pseudomonas fluorescens, a genomic segment contains:
- a CDS encoding VacJ family lipoprotein: MRAFRFTLSRRAQALACACFITLSPLCRADSDEDPWEGFNRSIFAFNDTLDTYALKPLAQGYQFITPRRVQDGIHNVFNNLGEVKNLANNVLQAKFHSAGVDTSRFLLNSTLGLVGMIDVATPMGLQRSDQDFGQTLGHWGVNSGPYLVLPFLGPSTLRDAPAILPDAYANPVRYIGDVPTRNSLYGVSMIDGRAQYLKSEKLITGDKYNFIRSVYLQNRAFKIQGANVKDDF; encoded by the coding sequence ATGCGTGCCTTTCGTTTCACCTTAAGCCGTCGCGCCCAGGCACTGGCCTGCGCCTGTTTCATCACGCTGTCACCGCTGTGCCGTGCGGATTCCGACGAGGACCCATGGGAGGGGTTCAACCGATCGATCTTTGCATTCAATGACACGTTGGATACGTATGCACTCAAACCGCTCGCCCAAGGCTATCAATTCATCACCCCCCGTAGGGTCCAGGACGGTATTCATAACGTCTTCAACAATCTGGGGGAGGTGAAAAACCTGGCTAACAATGTACTTCAAGCCAAATTTCACAGTGCCGGCGTAGATACCAGTCGCTTTTTGCTCAACAGCACGCTGGGCCTGGTGGGGATGATCGACGTCGCGACGCCGATGGGGCTGCAACGCAGTGACCAAGACTTTGGCCAAACCCTGGGGCACTGGGGCGTCAACAGCGGCCCTTACCTGGTACTGCCATTCCTGGGGCCAAGCACGCTTCGCGATGCACCCGCGATCCTGCCCGATGCCTACGCCAACCCGGTCCGTTACATCGGCGACGTTCCGACGCGCAATAGCCTGTACGGCGTGAGCATGATCGACGGGCGTGCCCAATACCTGAAATCTGAAAAGCTCATCACTGGCGATAAATACAACTTTATCCGCAGTGTTTATCTGCAAAACCGAGCGTTCAAGATCCAGGGCGCAAACGTCAAGGATGACTTTTGA